Below is a window of Salvelinus alpinus chromosome 5, SLU_Salpinus.1, whole genome shotgun sequence DNA.
CTCAGCCAGGCTGGTGAGCTTGCTGTCTTCCAGTGCTCTGACCAGCCGGCCCAGTCGTGCCGCCCTCCCCTCCGCCTGGATGAAGCGGCTCAGCAGCTGATAGGCCTGCTCGTACAGCCCCTCCCTCTCATACTCGTAGGCCAAGTTGTCTATGGCCGGCCCCTTCAGCGCACGGCAGTTCTTGCCCAAGGCCCGCCCCACTTTCCTCCAGTCCCGCCCAATGCCGTTGGAGAACCGCTGCAGGTCCCCCGCCGCCAGCATGCGGTCCTCTGATAGGTCAGGAGACAGAGTGGGAGAGGTTGTTAGAGACATGTATCCAGAGTCTATATATGTTTCTGCATGTAAGACGTGGTGTAAGTAAGTAAAATACAACAGCAATCTTCCAGCTACTggccctcctctcctatctctaggctaccctgccgtccCGGGTTTAGTAGATGACCCATAATGAGTGTCCTCTATACCAGAGATTGGGCAAGCTATAATGGTCCTCTTCCTCAAAGGACCACTTAGATTAAAACTAGCACTTGAGCCGACTAAAAGTGTCATCAAACTATTTCAGGCACAGGTCAATAACCTTCCATAGACCAGTGGTGGTCTACTGACCGAGAGGTGAGAAACACTCTTCTATGCCAGTGTATGAATGTAGAGGACCCAGGGGACAGCTCCCCGCTGAACCCCCACTGATGATAAGAAGCAGCCATGGAAGCCAGAGCCAACTCACCAAACACCCTCTTCTGGAACAGGAAACAGTTGCTGGGCACGGGGGGCTCTTCCTGTGTGAGGGTGGGTGGCTGGGGGATATGACCCAAGGCCTGGCTCTGCAGCTGCTGGTCCAGCTCAGCAATCTCATCATCCCGTAGGCGCTCCGGCTGACAGGAAGTGACATCAACTTTTAGAACACCTCATAGTGAGTCATAAGGCACAGCAGAGCACCTGTCAGGTATAGATTGGTGAAGTATTGCTTGTGATCTGTTAATCATATATTACCAGTAACAACACCACTATATATTGATTATAACCGGTATATAGTATATTACCTGTGACTTGTGGATGTGCTGCAGACAGAGCTCCAGGTCGTCCAGACAAAAGTCCAAAGTGTGTGTCCCGGCTTTGAGCTGGGTTTCCAAGGCAAGCTCCTGTGGGATGTTGAGGAGGCGGCAGGCGTGCTGGGAGAGGGACTGTTGTACGGCACCGGAGCCATAGCTCTGCAGGAACCTGCGGCACGCCGCCACATCCACAAACTTCACCTCCACACCCAGCAGAGGATCTGCATCGTGCAGCTTCAGGATCTCGTACCCCTCCAGCCCCCCAGCTGAGTCTGGGACACAGGCCAGGTAAGGTCAAAGGTTAGAGGTAACCATAGCGAATCACTGGCACAATTGTAACATTTTTCACTGTGACCATAAAATAAATATAACCTGACTGTCTCCCTCCACTACTCTGGTCCAGGCAGAGCTCTGAGCTCAACCGTGTTATGACTTCCTAAAAGATCTCCCAGCGTTTATCTGACAGCAGTCTTTCATAAGCTTTTAACTATATTCATCCCCTCAGTAGATAAGCAGGTCACACTGCAACACCAGCCCTTTTTCACTCCCCATGACCACCAAGCTAAGCCTTTCTTTCTATCAATAATACATCTGCCTCACCCAATGCTCAGCATGCTCCCTACGCTAGCTGGAGACCGGATGGCCTGATGTGGCTCACCTGTGAGTGTCAGCTTGAGGACTTTGAAGACGCTGAACTTGCCCTGCTGGTCTttgtagagagagagcaggttcACTGCGGGACAGGAGCGCAGGAAGAGAACCGCACATCCTGTCCACGGGCCAACCTCCACACTCAGTGCCACCATTTTCTAACATATCATATGGTACAACATCCCATACAAGATTAAAGTTCATAATGTCTCTGCTCTGTATGCTACTATTCAGACATTATGCTGAATTTTGTACAGCACAGGAGCTTGTACTTACAGCTACATTCTtacatacacagtacacacacactccccacttGACATTATCGCACGCACGCGCACTAACAGAAACAGACATGCATGTTGTCCTATAAATAGTTAATGGGaactgtctctgtccctgcctCGTTCCCCTTTTCCCTCTCATACATATcacacctcctctctcctgcctctctcaaCTAAACATACAGTACCTTTTCATCCATTATGTCCATTGTTTGAGCATTCCCGTCATCTGACCTCAGCTGTCACAAGCTTCTTCTGTGTTCCCTTCAAGCCTCTTCCTTCCTGCAGAGATAGAACAGATATATTACTCAGGCAATCAACAGTCTGAGTTCAAAGGCCAAGACACATCAATCAAATCCATCCTGGTATTAAAAAGAGTCAGGATCCAGATGCAGTCACAATACAATGCAACCCCTCACGTTATATTATCTCACTCCACTATTCTTATCTTATCCCCTATATGTCATTACATGAATTTACTATTTAATGTCCCTTTACTACCCAGGGGCGTTTCTAGGATTTGAAGACATTAGGGGCTTAGCCCAAAGCCAGTAGGGGGGTCCAGGGGCATTATCCCCCAGCAAAAATCTAAGGAATTTCAACAGCTAAATGCATTAATTTGGTGCACTTTGAGATTAATATTGAGagattagaacattgagagaatatatatttttctggTAACTTGCACCTTCCCACCTGCCACAGggtctctctactctggaacacataCATCTACAGTGTATTGCAAAAACCACTAAGACAAAACTGACTAAAGTCCCACAGTACCCAAACACcttttctttctatctctctctctctctctctctctctctctcactctcacacacacacacacacacacacacacacacacacacacacacacacacacacacacacacacacacacacacacacacacacacacacacacacacacacagtgcattcattAGAATCCATAGGGAAGCTTTAAGTGATAGTCTACTGTGTGCTCACCCCTCCTCTAGCTCTCTCCATCACTTTCTATGTGTCGTCTGTTGCTGTCTCTTAGTATTCTATGTTGCTGTCTTTTGTCTACCCTCCTCTCTTATCCTGTCCTGGTTGTAAAAGGTGTTAAAGTAAACAATTATTTTAATAGTAATTTCACAGGACTTTTCACCTTACCTGCAAATTCTTTGTAAGCCATGTTTTATTTTTTCACTGTCTGTATTTCACTTCTTATAATTTgtgcaaataaataaaacaaattagaTTCTTTAGAGCAGCTTGAAgtgatacagtctactgtgtGCTCAATCCACCTGCCCTCTTCTGTTACTTTCTATGTCTcttgtctgttgctgtctgtGT
It encodes the following:
- the LOC139576092 gene encoding tumor necrosis factor receptor type 1-associated DEATH domain protein, which translates into the protein MDIMDEKKMVALSVEVGPWTGCAVLFLRSCPAVNLLSLYKDQQGKFSVFKVLKLTLTDSAGGLEGYEILKLHDADPLLGVEVKFVDVAACRRFLQSYGSGAVQQSLSQHACRLLNIPQELALETQLKAGTHTLDFCLDDLELCLQHIHKSQPERLRDDEIAELDQQLQSQALGHIPQPPTLTQEEPPVPSNCFLFQKRVFEDRMLAAGDLQRFSNGIGRDWRKVGRALGKNCRALKGPAIDNLAYEYEREGLYEQAYQLLSRFIQAEGRAARLGRLVRALEDSKLTSLAENILDIQARE